One window of the Populus nigra chromosome 4, ddPopNigr1.1, whole genome shotgun sequence genome contains the following:
- the LOC133691277 gene encoding cytochrome P450 78A3-like, translated as MRTDIDSFWIFALASKCRVFTQENIAWSLLIMGLAWIATTLIYWAYPGGPAWGKYKLKNTSFTISKPIPGPRGLPLIGAMRLMTSLAHHKIAAAADACKARRLMAFSLGDTRVIVTCNPDVAKEILNSSVFADRPVKESAYSLMFNRAIGFAPYGVYWRTLRKIASTHLFCPKQIKTAASQRRRIASEMVSMFNDHEGSSFTVRGILKRASLNNMMCSVFGREYELDSCNSEVEELRALVDEGYDLLGTLNWTDHLPWLADFDPQKIRFRCSNLVPKVNQFVSRILAEHRAQARNETPDFVDVLLSLQGHDKLSDSDMIAVLWEMIFRGTDTVAVLMEWILARMVLHADVLSKVHDELDKVVGRSRAVAESDITAMVYLQAAVKEVLRLHPPGPLLSWARLAITDTTIDGYHVPKGTTAMVNMWAISRDPDSWEDPLEFMPERFVTKKGELEFSVLGSDLRLAPFGSGRRTCPGKTLGLTTVTFWVASLLHEYDWLPCDGNKVDLSEVLGLSCEMANPLTIKVRPRRSHYKPTVLGVQNYVLEF; from the exons ATGAGAACAGACATAGATAGCTTCTGGATCTTTGCTTTGGCCTCCAAATGCAGAGTCTttacacaagaaaatattgcaTGGTCGCTTTTGATCATGGGTTTAGCTTGGATAGCCACTACCCTTATTTACTGGGCATACCCTGGTGGTCCTGCTTGGGGCAAATACAAACTCAAAAACACTTCCTTCACAATTTCTAAGCCAATTCCAGGTCCCAGGGGATTGCCTCTTATAGGCGCCATGAGGCTTATGACCTCCTTAGCACATCACAAGATTGCAGCAGCTGCAGATGCATGCAAAGCCAGGAGGCTCATGGCGTTTAGCCTTGGTGATACTCGTGTTATCGTGACATGCAATCCTGATGTGGCTAAAGAAATACTGAACAGTTCGGTGTTTGCAGATCGTCCAGTTAAAGAATCTGCTTATAGCCTAATGTTCAATAGAGCAATTGGGTTCGCTCCTTATGGTGTTTACTGGCGAACCCTTAGAAAAATAGCTTCTACACACCTTTTCTGCcccaaacaaatcaaaactgCGGCGTCTCAAAGACGCCGAATTGCTTCTGAAATGGTGTCCATGTTCAATGACCATGAAGGGAGTAGTTTCACCGTTCGTGGGATACTCAAGAGAGCTTCACTTAATAACATGATGTGCTCAGTTTTTGGACGCGAGTATGAATTGGATTCATGTAATAGTGAAGTTGAAGAACTGAGAGCTCTAGTTGATGAAGGGTACGATTTATTGGGTACACTTAACTGGACCGACCACCTTCCTTGGCTGGCGGATTTTGACCCTCAAAAAATCCGATTCAGATGCTCAAATCTCGTGCCAAAAGTGAACCAGTTTGTCAGCCGAATCCTGGCTGAGCATAGAGCTCAAGCTAGAAATGAAACCCCGGATTTCGTTGATGTTTTGCTGTCTCTTCAAGGCCACGATAAATTATCGGACTCCGATATGATTGCCGTCCTTTGG GAAATGATTTTCAGGGGCACTGATACGGTGGCAGTTTTGATGGAGTGGATTCTAGCTAGAATGGTACTTCATGCTGATGTTTTATCAAAGGTCCATGATGAGCTTGACAAAGTTGTTGGAAGATCGAGGGCCGTAGCTGAATCTGATATCACGGCAATGGTGTATCTCCAGGCAGCAGTGAAGGAAGTGTTGAGGCTACACCCACCTGGCCCACTTCTCTCGTGGGCCAGGCTTGCCATCACTGATACAACCATAGATGGGTATCACGTGCCTAAAGGGACCACAGCAATGGTTAACATGTGGGCCATTTCAAGGGACCCAGATTCTTGGGAGGACCCGCTTGAATTTATGCCTGAGAGATTCGTGACTAAGAAGGGTGAGCTGGAGTTTTCTGTTCTTGGGTCGGATCTAAGGCTTGCTCCGTTTGGTTCCGGTAGGCGAACCTGCCCGGGAAAGACATTGGGCTTAACTACGGTGACCTTCTGGGTTGCGTCACTACTACACGAGTATGATTGGCTGCCGTGCGATGGAAATAAAGTTGACCTATCAGAAGTACTGGGTCTGTCCTGTGAGATGGCAAATCCATTGACCATTAAAGTGCGGCCCAGGCGTTCCCATTATAAGCCCACTGTACTAGGTGTACAGAACTACGTACTAGAATTCTAG